In one Halichondria panicea chromosome 4, odHalPani1.1, whole genome shotgun sequence genomic region, the following are encoded:
- the LOC135335591 gene encoding uncharacterized protein LOC135335591: MAPRIIIILLFSLTYSTITLTAPVPRSQNSVEDGRPRRQTLGTPSVVSIMVASDSSDENCPIYGDRDCGKVQDMLCAAQTFQQEYNRRRLSQPASMQSVDSCARVDFTPTNNIRHLYDDFKTLSSIFMQVGQEFSFPNFADTQCQIRHINSYLGETVDYFCEYNKTECGTVRYVCNTDFTPNPTFNYTRHQFDEECFDNLLNSLQMTLNLLHHVYFSSSSAVSGQSICARSGATCFRASHDQTASLESFRATLRERQQSLPSSLITHNDVECRPAIVFEPSVLNLYSSLIETSRELSTVSNQSDLVQQLNSTVLPLLHDVVAPVVHDESERTALNGLSITIPSSPQEHSEDEAMASCLVTHLSITYEALMHDQLRHHWTVLNRARDTGCV, encoded by the exons ATGGCGCCTAGAATCATCATCATTCTACTGTTCAGTCTCACTTACTCAACTATTACTCTAACAGCACCTGTGCCTCGATCACAGAATAGTGTCGAAGATGGCAGACCTCGAAGACAGACCTTAGGAACACCTAGCGTTGTCTCGATAATGGTGGCTTCAGACTCATCTGATGAAAACTGCCCAATATATGGTGACAGAGATTGTGGAAAGGTTCAAGATATGCTGTGTGCAGCACAAACATTTCAGCAAGAGTACAACAGGAGGAGGCTG AGCCAACCAGCCTCCATGCAATCAGTGGATTCCTGTGCAAGAGTTGATTTCACTCCTACCAACAACATAAGACATTTGTATGATGACTTCAAAACCCTCTCCTCTATCTTCATGCAAGTGGGACAGGAATTTTCATTTCCAAACTTTGCCGATACTCAGTGTCAAATCAGGCACATTAACTCATATCTGGGAGAAACG GTTGACTATTTCTGTGAGTACAACAAGACTGAGTGTGGAACAGTTCGTTACGTCTGCAACACTGATTTCACCCCCAATCCGACATTTAACTACACAAGGCATCAATTTGATGAGGAGTGTTTCGATAATCTCCTTAACTCACTCCAGATGACTCTTAACCTGCTCCATCACGTCTATTTCTCATCTAGTTCGGCAGTTTCAGGACAAAGTATTTGTGCGCGTAGTGGTGCTACTTGCTTCAGAGCATCGCACGACCAGACAGCCTCGTTGGAATCATTCAGAGCAACCCTCAGAGAAAGACAACAAAGTCTGCCATCTTCACTT ATTACTCACAATGATGTGGAATGCAGACCTGCTATTGTATTTGAACCGTCTGTGCTCAACTTGTACTCATCCCTGATTGAGACAAGTCGAGAGCTGTCCACTGTATCAAACCAGAGTGACCTTGTTCAGCAACTGAACTCAACTGTTTTGCCTCTTCTTCATGATGTAGTG GCACCAGTTGTGCATgatgagagtgagaggacagcaTTGAATGGACTGAGTATCACCATTCCTAGCAGCCCGCAAGAACACTCTGAAGATGAAGCAATGGCCAGCTGCCTTGTAACTCATCTGAGCATAACGTACGAGGCCCTAATGCACGATCAGCTCCGTCACCATTGGACAGTACTGAACAGAGCAAGAGATACTGGCTGCGTCTAA